The following are from one region of the Haloactinomyces albus genome:
- a CDS encoding GDSL-type esterase/lipase family protein, producing MDHQHDDIPGSSTAPRPRDWITTPVTADLLHGALDLESTEHGVLPHRLPSRARAQCADGQLAMVEAQPSGVRLVLRTRATAVELDTLATKTVHQGAPPRPDGVYDLLIDGHLADRASVTGGNVLTVDMTTGSAETRPGPVGTVRFSGLPDRVKDVEIWLPHNEITQLVALRTDTPVEPVPDGGRRVWLHHGSSISHGSDAASPSTTWPALAASLGDVELINLGLGGSALLDAFTARALRDTPADLISIKIGINLVNTDLMRLRAVTPAVHGFLDTIREGHPTTPLLVVSPILCPVHEDTPGPSVPDFSDLGAGKLQFRAAGDPAERAAGKLTLGVIRDELSRIVQQRAVDDPHLHYLDGRDLYGEADFAELPLPDQLHPDAVTHRRIGERFAELAFHTSGPFAAERARDTR from the coding sequence GTGGACCACCAGCACGACGACATCCCCGGCTCCTCCACCGCGCCCCGGCCGAGGGACTGGATCACCACGCCCGTCACCGCGGACCTCCTGCACGGTGCACTCGACCTGGAAAGCACCGAGCACGGGGTGCTGCCGCACCGGCTGCCCTCGCGGGCCCGTGCGCAGTGCGCCGACGGGCAGCTGGCCATGGTGGAGGCCCAGCCCTCCGGCGTGCGGCTGGTCTTGCGCACCCGGGCCACGGCCGTCGAGCTGGACACGCTGGCCACCAAGACGGTCCACCAGGGCGCCCCGCCCCGTCCCGACGGCGTGTACGACCTGCTCATCGACGGCCACTTGGCCGACCGGGCCAGTGTGACCGGCGGCAACGTCCTGACCGTGGACATGACCACCGGCTCCGCCGAGACCCGGCCCGGACCGGTCGGCACCGTCCGGTTCTCCGGTCTGCCCGACCGCGTGAAGGACGTCGAGATCTGGCTGCCGCACAACGAGATCACCCAGCTGGTTGCTCTGCGCACCGACACCCCCGTCGAGCCCGTACCGGATGGGGGCCGCAGGGTGTGGCTGCACCACGGCAGTTCGATCAGCCACGGCTCCGACGCCGCCAGCCCCAGTACGACCTGGCCCGCGCTGGCCGCCTCCCTCGGCGATGTGGAATTGATCAACCTGGGCCTGGGCGGCAGTGCCCTGCTCGATGCGTTCACCGCCCGCGCCCTGCGCGACACCCCCGCGGACCTGATCAGCATCAAGATCGGCATCAACCTGGTCAACACCGACCTGATGCGGCTGCGTGCCGTTACCCCGGCGGTGCACGGCTTCCTCGACACCATCCGCGAGGGCCACCCCACCACGCCGCTGTTGGTCGTCTCGCCCATTCTGTGCCCCGTCCACGAGGACACCCCCGGCCCCAGCGTCCCGGACTTCAGCGACCTCGGCGCTGGGAAGCTGCAGTTCCGGGCCGCGGGCGACCCCGCCGAGCGCGCCGCCGGGAAGCTGACGTTGGGCGTCATCCGGGACGAGCTTTCCCGCATCGTGCAGCAGCGGGCGGTCGACGACCCCCATCTGCACTACCTCGACGGCCGTGACCTCTACGGCGAGGCGGACTTCGCCGAGCTGCCGCTGCCCGACCAGCTCCACCCGGACGCCGTCACACACCGCCGCATCGGGGAGCGCTTCGCCGAGCTGGCCTTCCACA
- a CDS encoding helix-turn-helix domain-containing protein, with protein sequence MAASQSSPTALKRWIAGELTKLRERNGYSRADAAAAIHGSVQGMGHFENARRLPKPLELKTLLEFYGVPERADFFLSLRERAKKGRDWWIGFDTNNGALPEYFKLFLGLEAMAARIESWDVQVTPGLFQTRDYAEAIIRDGEPELSDDEVQRRLELRMARQQEVLEDGDQPSVWAVIDEAAVRRVVGGPTVHRDQLDHLLKLAERPNIDVQVLPFAAGAHTGTEGAFTLLTYPAEFEGDPGTVYAETRVRGIYYEEPEEVMNYRDVLTRLRVKACDQPDSLALINRIAKELS encoded by the coding sequence GTGGCCGCATCACAGAGCAGTCCGACCGCGTTGAAACGCTGGATCGCAGGTGAACTGACCAAGCTGCGCGAGCGCAACGGCTACAGCCGCGCCGACGCAGCCGCAGCCATCCACGGCAGCGTCCAGGGCATGGGGCACTTCGAGAATGCCCGGCGGCTACCGAAGCCACTGGAACTCAAGACGTTGCTGGAGTTCTACGGTGTCCCGGAGCGGGCAGACTTCTTCCTGTCGCTGCGCGAGCGCGCCAAGAAGGGCCGGGACTGGTGGATCGGATTCGATACCAACAATGGCGCGCTTCCGGAGTACTTCAAGCTCTTCCTGGGACTGGAAGCGATGGCCGCCAGGATCGAGAGTTGGGATGTGCAGGTCACCCCCGGCTTATTCCAAACCAGGGACTATGCGGAAGCGATCATCCGCGATGGCGAGCCGGAACTCTCCGACGATGAGGTGCAGCGCCGGCTGGAACTGCGGATGGCTCGGCAACAAGAGGTCCTGGAAGACGGCGACCAACCTTCGGTGTGGGCGGTGATCGACGAGGCGGCCGTCCGCCGTGTTGTCGGCGGGCCGACAGTGCACCGCGACCAGCTTGATCATCTGCTGAAGCTGGCCGAGCGGCCGAACATCGACGTGCAGGTGTTGCCGTTTGCCGCAGGCGCGCACACTGGTACCGAGGGTGCCTTCACACTCCTGACCTATCCGGCCGAGTTCGAAGGTGACCCCGGCACGGTGTACGCGGAGACCCGTGTCCGGGGTATCTATTACGAGGAGCCGGAGGAGGTCATGAACTACCGTGATGTCCTCACCCGGTTGCGCGTGAAGGCGTGCGACCAGCCAGACTCCCTGGCGTTGATCAATCGGATAGCGAAGGAACTCTCATGA
- a CDS encoding DUF397 domain-containing protein, whose amino-acid sequence MSYEDALTALGNATNWHKSSRSQAQNGCVEVGSTGGYVGVRDSKIGAESPVLPFTAAEWAAFTEKAKAGSFDR is encoded by the coding sequence ATGAGCTACGAGGACGCCCTTACCGCCCTCGGCAACGCGACCAACTGGCACAAGTCCAGCCGCAGCCAAGCCCAGAACGGTTGTGTGGAAGTCGGCTCCACCGGGGGTTACGTCGGTGTGCGCGACAGCAAGATCGGAGCGGAGAGTCCGGTCCTCCCGTTCACGGCGGCCGAATGGGCGGCGTTCACCGAGAAGGCGAAGGCGGGCTCCTTCGACCGGTAA
- the mihF gene encoding integration host factor, actinobacterial type, which translates to MALPQLTEEQRAAALEKAAAARRARAELKERLKRGGTSLAEVLDSADNDETLGKMKVSALLEALPGVGKVRAQQIMERLEIANSRRLRGLGERQRKALLAEFNGA; encoded by the coding sequence GTGGCCCTTCCCCAGCTGACCGAGGAGCAGCGGGCAGCGGCACTGGAAAAGGCGGCTGCCGCCCGTCGCGCCCGAGCTGAGCTCAAGGAGCGCCTCAAGCGCGGTGGGACCAGCCTGGCCGAGGTTCTGGACAGTGCCGACAACGACGAGACCCTCGGCAAGATGAAGGTCTCCGCGCTGCTCGAGGCTCTTCCCGGCGTGGGCAAAGTCCGCGCTCAACAGATCATGGAGCGGCTGGAGATCGCCAACAGCCGTCGGCTACGCGGACTGGGCGAGCGCCAGCGCAAGGCGCTGCTCGCCGAGTTCAACGGCGCGTGA
- the gmk gene encoding guanylate kinase encodes MESGSARTGRPRLTVVSGPSGVGKSSVIDELRSQAPDVYFSVSMTTRPPRTGEVNGVHYHFVDLGEFRRMVDDGEMLEYAQYAGNYYGTPRMPVERALAAGRSAVLEIELQGARQVRESMPEAQLVMLLPPSWEDLVERLTGRRTEDSELVRQRLDTAQRELAAQTEFDATVVNADVRSAADELVRLVTGHGSK; translated from the coding sequence GTGGAGTCGGGGTCCGCCCGCACGGGCAGGCCCCGACTCACCGTCGTTTCCGGGCCTTCCGGGGTCGGCAAATCGAGCGTGATCGACGAATTGCGCAGTCAGGCCCCGGACGTCTACTTCAGCGTGTCGATGACGACCCGGCCTCCCCGCACGGGTGAGGTGAACGGTGTGCACTACCACTTCGTCGACCTCGGTGAGTTCCGGCGCATGGTCGATGACGGGGAGATGCTGGAGTACGCCCAGTATGCGGGCAACTACTACGGCACCCCCCGGATGCCGGTCGAGCGGGCGCTGGCCGCGGGCCGCTCCGCCGTACTGGAGATCGAACTGCAGGGCGCGCGCCAGGTCCGTGAGAGCATGCCGGAGGCACAACTCGTCATGCTGCTCCCGCCGTCCTGGGAAGACCTGGTGGAGCGGTTGACCGGGCGCCGTACCGAGGACTCGGAGCTCGTCCGGCAGCGGCTGGACACGGCACAGCGGGAACTCGCCGCTCAAACCGAGTTCGACGCGACCGTGGTCAACGCCGATGTGCGATCGGCGGCCGACGAGTTGGTACGATTGGTGACCGGTCACGGTTCGAAGTAG
- the rpoZ gene encoding DNA-directed RNA polymerase subunit omega, protein MSTPNALAAFTGSQPTNAQPRSTPEGITNPPIDDLLEQVSSKYALAIYSAKRARQIQDYYAQLGEGLLEYVGPLVEPGPREKPLSIALREIHAGVLQHTEGE, encoded by the coding sequence GTGAGCACGCCCAACGCTCTGGCTGCGTTCACCGGCAGCCAACCGACGAACGCTCAGCCGCGCAGCACCCCGGAGGGCATCACGAACCCTCCGATCGACGACCTGCTGGAGCAGGTCAGCTCGAAGTACGCACTGGCGATCTACTCCGCCAAGCGTGCGCGGCAGATCCAGGACTACTACGCGCAGCTCGGTGAGGGCTTGCTGGAGTACGTGGGTCCACTGGTCGAGCCGGGCCCGCGCGAGAAGCCACTGTCGATCGCGCTGCGTGAGATCCACGCAGGCGTGCTTCAGCACACCGAGGGCGAATGA
- the coaBC gene encoding bifunctional phosphopantothenoylcysteine decarboxylase/phosphopantothenate--cysteine ligase CoaBC, whose product MSQESSEDRPPRVVLGVSGGIAAYKACDVLRRLTESGHEVRVAPTEAALRFVGAATFEALSGQPVATGVFTDVEDVPHVRLGQEADLVVVVPTTADLLGRAAHGLADDLLTSTLLTARCPVLMVPAMHTEMWEHAATQDNIALLRRRGVVVAEPASGRLTGADTGKGRLPDPAEIVDLARLLLTKRAALPRDLEGRRVVISAGGTREPMDPVRYLGNRSSGRQGYALARVAAHRGAHVTLVSANTADLVEPSGVRMVRVGTAEQMRASMLTESDGADVVVMAAAVADFRPVDRTGHKIKKTDRDPGALELTRNPDILAELVEAREAGRLSAEVIAGFAAETGDPDTTVLEHGRTKLTRKRCDLLVVNAVGDGRAFEVEDNDGWLLAADGAEYPILHGAKSHLASILWDAVSEQFARHEKPSVS is encoded by the coding sequence ATGAGTCAGGAATCCTCCGAGGACCGCCCGCCGCGGGTGGTCCTCGGGGTCAGTGGTGGCATCGCCGCGTACAAGGCGTGTGATGTGCTGCGGAGGCTGACCGAATCCGGTCATGAGGTGCGGGTGGCACCGACCGAGGCCGCGCTGCGTTTCGTCGGCGCGGCCACCTTCGAGGCGCTGTCCGGTCAACCGGTGGCCACCGGGGTCTTCACCGACGTCGAGGACGTGCCACACGTGCGCCTCGGCCAGGAGGCCGACCTGGTCGTCGTGGTTCCCACCACCGCGGATCTGTTGGGCCGTGCTGCCCACGGCCTCGCCGATGACCTGCTGACCTCCACCCTGCTCACCGCGCGCTGCCCGGTGCTGATGGTGCCCGCGATGCACACGGAGATGTGGGAGCACGCGGCGACGCAGGACAACATCGCGCTGCTCAGGCGCCGTGGGGTGGTCGTCGCCGAGCCCGCAAGCGGGCGCCTGACGGGGGCCGATACCGGTAAGGGACGCTTGCCGGATCCCGCGGAGATCGTCGATCTCGCGCGGCTGCTGCTGACCAAGCGCGCCGCGCTGCCTCGCGATCTCGAAGGTCGCCGGGTGGTGATCTCGGCTGGTGGCACCCGGGAGCCGATGGATCCGGTGCGCTATCTGGGTAACCGTTCTTCGGGGCGCCAGGGATATGCCCTGGCACGCGTGGCCGCCCATCGTGGTGCGCACGTCACACTGGTCTCGGCCAACACCGCCGACCTCGTGGAACCCTCCGGGGTGCGGATGGTGCGCGTCGGTACGGCCGAGCAGATGCGGGCGTCGATGCTGACCGAGTCGGACGGGGCCGACGTGGTGGTGATGGCCGCTGCCGTGGCCGATTTCCGCCCGGTGGACAGGACCGGACACAAGATCAAGAAGACCGACCGGGATCCCGGAGCCCTCGAACTGACCCGCAATCCCGACATCCTCGCCGAGCTCGTCGAGGCGCGGGAGGCGGGCCGCCTGAGTGCGGAGGTCATCGCCGGTTTCGCCGCGGAGACGGGCGACCCCGACACGACCGTGCTGGAGCACGGTCGCACGAAACTGACGCGCAAGCGGTGCGATCTGCTGGTGGTCAATGCCGTGGGCGACGGCCGGGCTTTCGAGGTCGAGGACAACGACGGGTGGCTGCTGGCCGCCGACGGTGCCGAGTACCCGATCCTGCACGGCGCGAAATCACACCTGGCTTCCATACTGTGGGATGCCGTGTCCGAACAGTTCGCGCGTCATGAGAAACCGTCCGTAAGCTGA
- the metK gene encoding methionine adenosyltransferase, which yields MSRHSAGTGRVDRRLFTSESVTEGHPDKMADSISDALLDAMLAQDPRSRVAMETMITTGQVHLAGEVTTEADVDLPTIVRDKVLEIGYDNSAKGFDGNTCGINISIDQQSPDIGQGVDTAHESRVEGAIDEIASQGAGDQGLMFGYATNETDELMPLPIALAHRMSRRLTRVRNDGTVPYLRADGKTQVTVEYAGDQPVRLDTAVLSTQHAEDVDLDKTLTNDIREKVINPEIERVNLDTADLRLLVNPTGRFVTGGPMGDCGLTGRKIIVDTYGGMARHGGGAFSGKDPSKVDRSAAYATRWVAKNVVAAGLASRVEVQTAFAIGKAAPVGLFVETFGTENVDPDKIQAAINEVFDLRPAAIIRDLDLLHPIYAPTAAYGHFGRTDVDLPWERTNRVEALQAVARP from the coding sequence ATGAGTCGGCACTCGGCGGGGACCGGTCGAGTCGATCGTCGGCTGTTCACGAGTGAGTCGGTGACCGAGGGTCACCCGGACAAGATGGCGGACTCGATCAGTGATGCGCTTCTGGACGCGATGCTGGCGCAGGACCCGCGCAGCCGCGTGGCCATGGAGACCATGATCACCACTGGTCAGGTGCACCTTGCCGGTGAGGTCACCACCGAGGCCGACGTGGACCTCCCGACCATCGTGCGGGACAAGGTTCTGGAGATCGGCTACGACAACTCGGCCAAGGGCTTCGACGGCAACACCTGCGGCATCAACATCTCCATCGACCAGCAGTCCCCCGACATCGGCCAGGGTGTGGACACCGCCCACGAGTCCCGTGTCGAGGGCGCCATCGACGAGATTGCCAGCCAGGGCGCCGGTGACCAGGGCCTGATGTTCGGCTACGCCACCAACGAGACCGACGAGCTCATGCCGCTGCCGATCGCGCTGGCCCACCGCATGTCGCGGCGGCTGACCCGGGTGCGCAACGACGGCACGGTGCCGTACCTGCGCGCCGACGGCAAGACGCAGGTCACCGTCGAGTACGCCGGTGACCAGCCGGTGCGGCTGGACACCGCGGTGCTGTCCACCCAGCACGCCGAGGACGTCGACCTCGACAAGACGCTGACCAACGACATCCGCGAGAAGGTCATCAACCCCGAGATCGAGCGGGTCAACCTGGACACCGCCGATCTGCGTCTGTTGGTGAACCCGACCGGCCGGTTCGTCACCGGTGGTCCGATGGGTGACTGCGGTCTGACCGGCCGGAAGATCATCGTCGACACCTACGGCGGCATGGCCCGCCACGGTGGCGGTGCCTTCTCCGGGAAGGACCCGTCGAAGGTGGACCGCTCGGCGGCGTATGCCACGCGCTGGGTGGCCAAGAACGTGGTCGCGGCGGGGCTGGCCAGCCGGGTGGAGGTCCAGACCGCCTTCGCGATCGGCAAGGCCGCTCCGGTGGGTCTGTTCGTGGAGACCTTCGGCACCGAGAACGTGGATCCGGACAAGATCCAGGCTGCGATCAACGAGGTCTTCGACCTGCGTCCGGCGGCGATCATCCGGGACCTGGACCTGCTGCACCCGATCTACGCGCCGACGGCGGCCTACGGTCACTTCGGTCGCACCGACGTGGACCTGCCCTGGGAGCGCACCAACCGCGTCGAAGCCCTTCAGGCGGTTGCTCGTCCCTGA
- a CDS encoding tRNA (cytidine(34)-2'-O)-methyltransferase translates to MFHVVFHHPEIPGNAGNAIRMVAGAGCALHLIEPLGFSVDDAQLRRAGLDYHDKAVLHVHTDLEAAWQHLRPQRVIAFTASAQRSYETIDYRPGDVLLFGRESTGLPEEVLHSERITDRVRIPMIPGIRSMNLANSAAVAVYEAWRRQDFAMPDHAE, encoded by the coding sequence GTGTTCCACGTCGTCTTCCACCACCCCGAGATCCCGGGTAATGCGGGCAACGCGATCCGAATGGTCGCGGGAGCCGGCTGTGCACTGCACCTCATCGAACCGCTGGGCTTCTCCGTCGACGACGCCCAGCTGCGACGCGCCGGGCTGGACTACCACGACAAGGCCGTCCTGCACGTGCACACCGATCTCGAAGCGGCGTGGCAACACCTGCGGCCACAACGGGTGATCGCGTTCACCGCCTCGGCACAGCGGTCCTACGAGACGATCGATTACCGGCCCGGTGATGTGCTGCTGTTCGGCCGCGAATCGACCGGGCTTCCGGAGGAGGTGCTGCACTCCGAGCGGATCACCGATCGGGTCCGCATCCCCATGATCCCGGGGATCCGGTCGATGAACCTGGCGAACTCGGCGGCCGTCGCCGTCTACGAGGCATGGCGTCGGCAGGACTTTGCCATGCCCGATCACGCCGAGTAA
- a CDS encoding primosomal protein N', with protein MAAAGSQRGKARGTPRKRSQREEERVAAPSLPVARVAVDVSPPHLDRLFDYLISERLDADAVPGCRVRVRFNRQLLDGFLVERVAESDFPGRLSWLERVVSAEPVLSGDLLTLARSVAGRYGGTLSDVLRLAIPPRHARVEQESPWERAASPQRPPTGGWSRYQHGTSFLDAVSEGKPARAVWQALPGELWPERLAEAAATAAASGRSAVIVVPDHRDVRRLEAACAHLVGRRGVVALTSESGPAERYRRWLAVLRGAVRIVVGTRAAMFAPVHELGLAVVWDDGDELHAYPQAPYPHARDVLTHRAHAAGAALVIGGFARTAEAALLVESGWAREIVARRDDVRDAAPRVTAIGEDDKQIARDPAARAARLPSVAFEAARAALRSDAPVLVQVPRRGYVPALACARCRERARCRRCAGPLALPGGTEQGAPKPAACRWCGATEAAFRCDSCGDRRLRAVVVGAGRTAEELGRAFSGVTVRTSGGGDVLTSVPAKAALVVSTPGAEPVAEGGYGAALLLDGRALLARPDLRSSEQALRLWFAAAAMVRSARDGGRVVVMADSTLQPVQALVRWDPSWYAALELADREELGFPPAKRVASVDGSPEAVADMLDSVELPDSGEILGPVPMGEIDEDGRSDRERVLLRVPRRDGRSLADCLHSAQAVRAARKGTEPVRVQLDPLELL; from the coding sequence ATGGCAGCTGCGGGTTCCCAGCGCGGGAAAGCGCGGGGGACACCCCGGAAGCGCTCTCAGCGCGAGGAAGAGCGGGTGGCTGCGCCGTCCCTGCCGGTCGCGCGTGTCGCCGTCGATGTCTCGCCCCCGCATCTGGATCGTCTCTTCGACTACCTCATCTCCGAACGCCTCGACGCCGACGCCGTACCCGGCTGCCGTGTCCGGGTGCGTTTCAACCGTCAGCTGCTCGACGGCTTCCTGGTGGAACGTGTCGCCGAATCCGACTTTCCCGGCAGGCTGTCCTGGCTGGAGCGGGTGGTTTCCGCCGAACCGGTGCTCTCCGGTGATCTGCTGACTCTCGCCCGATCCGTGGCAGGCCGGTACGGGGGGACGCTCAGCGACGTGCTGCGGCTGGCGATACCGCCGCGGCACGCACGGGTGGAGCAGGAATCTCCGTGGGAGCGGGCAGCCTCCCCGCAACGCCCTCCCACCGGCGGCTGGTCGCGGTATCAGCACGGGACCTCGTTCCTGGATGCCGTGTCCGAGGGAAAGCCGGCTCGGGCGGTGTGGCAGGCATTGCCGGGCGAGCTGTGGCCGGAGCGACTGGCCGAGGCAGCCGCCACGGCTGCTGCCTCGGGACGCTCCGCGGTGATCGTCGTGCCGGATCACCGGGATGTGCGCCGGCTGGAAGCGGCCTGCGCCCACCTGGTCGGACGGCGTGGCGTGGTGGCGTTGACCTCCGAGTCGGGTCCTGCCGAGCGGTACCGCCGCTGGCTTGCGGTGCTGCGTGGCGCGGTGCGGATCGTGGTCGGGACCCGTGCGGCCATGTTCGCGCCGGTGCACGAACTGGGACTGGCCGTGGTGTGGGACGACGGGGACGAGTTGCACGCCTATCCGCAGGCGCCGTATCCGCACGCCCGGGACGTGCTGACCCATCGCGCGCATGCCGCGGGGGCGGCTCTGGTGATCGGTGGGTTCGCCCGGACGGCCGAAGCGGCACTGCTGGTCGAATCGGGGTGGGCCCGTGAAATCGTGGCTCGCCGCGACGACGTGCGGGATGCTGCTCCTCGCGTCACCGCGATCGGCGAGGACGACAAGCAGATCGCGCGGGATCCGGCCGCGCGGGCGGCCCGGCTGCCGTCGGTGGCCTTCGAGGCGGCACGTGCCGCTCTGCGCTCGGACGCTCCCGTTCTCGTGCAGGTTCCGCGGCGTGGTTACGTCCCCGCGCTCGCGTGTGCGCGGTGCCGTGAACGCGCGCGGTGCCGCCGGTGCGCGGGGCCGCTCGCATTGCCGGGAGGCACCGAGCAGGGCGCTCCGAAACCGGCCGCGTGCCGATGGTGCGGTGCGACGGAGGCGGCCTTTCGGTGCGACTCGTGCGGGGACCGGCGATTGCGGGCCGTGGTGGTCGGAGCCGGACGAACCGCCGAGGAACTGGGACGGGCCTTCAGCGGCGTGACCGTGCGCACCTCGGGTGGTGGGGACGTGCTCACCTCGGTTCCCGCTAAGGCCGCCCTGGTCGTGTCGACGCCGGGTGCCGAACCGGTCGCCGAGGGCGGCTACGGTGCCGCACTCCTGCTGGATGGCCGGGCTCTGCTGGCCAGGCCCGATCTGCGCTCCTCCGAACAGGCACTGCGCCTGTGGTTCGCCGCGGCGGCGATGGTGCGTTCCGCCCGCGACGGAGGGCGTGTCGTGGTCATGGCCGACTCCACGCTGCAGCCTGTGCAGGCACTGGTGCGGTGGGATCCGTCCTGGTACGCGGCGCTGGAGTTGGCAGATCGCGAGGAACTGGGCTTTCCTCCCGCGAAGCGGGTCGCCTCGGTGGACGGATCCCCGGAGGCCGTGGCGGACATGCTGGATTCGGTGGAACTTCCGGACAGCGGGGAGATCCTGGGGCCGGTGCCGATGGGCGAGATCGACGAAGATGGCCGGTCCGACCGTGAACGCGTCCTGCTGCGGGTCCCGCGCCGGGACGGACGGTCGCTGGCCGATTGCCTGCATTCCGCCCAGGCCGTGCGTGCTGCCCGGAAAGGCACCGAGCCGGTGCGCGTTCAACTCGATCCTCTGGAACTCCTCTGA
- a CDS encoding polysaccharide deacetylase family protein — MTGLTLAGGCAAPSDPAPDRAQGRPQPAASSATTTPQPPPPASVSANELGQVPVLMYHRITETPTSVYDRTPQDFRAELERLARENYVPVTTTEYATGNMDIPAGTHPVVLTFDDSSVTQFSLNANGEPAQGTAVRILLDVAARHPDFRPVASFYVTEPVFGKQDNQRTLRWLHEHGFEIGNHTKEHPTLSQVSAREVQRQLVTMQQEITSAVPDARVRTLALPHGISPDNEELARSGNFEGVQYRHEAVLLVGASPAPSPFSQEFDPLNVPRIRSQGDSGKGAKFGSTSWLDKLAANPESRYTSDGNPERISFPDGTEASIVESAAERAHPY, encoded by the coding sequence GTGACCGGCCTGACTCTGGCCGGTGGTTGTGCCGCTCCCAGCGACCCCGCCCCGGATCGGGCTCAGGGCCGTCCGCAGCCCGCGGCCTCCTCGGCCACCACCACCCCACAACCACCTCCGCCCGCTTCCGTGTCGGCGAACGAACTGGGTCAGGTTCCGGTGCTGATGTATCACCGGATCACCGAAACCCCCACCAGCGTGTACGACCGAACTCCGCAGGACTTCCGCGCGGAGCTGGAACGGCTCGCTCGGGAGAACTACGTTCCCGTCACCACCACCGAGTACGCCACCGGAAACATGGACATTCCGGCAGGCACCCATCCCGTGGTGCTGACGTTCGACGACTCCTCGGTCACGCAGTTCTCCCTCAACGCCAACGGTGAACCGGCGCAAGGCACCGCGGTACGCATCCTGCTCGACGTTGCCGCCCGCCATCCGGATTTCCGCCCGGTCGCTTCGTTCTACGTCACCGAGCCGGTATTCGGGAAGCAGGACAACCAACGCACTCTGCGCTGGCTGCACGAGCACGGCTTCGAAATCGGCAACCACACCAAGGAGCACCCCACGCTCAGCCAGGTGTCGGCGCGGGAGGTGCAACGCCAGCTCGTGACCATGCAGCAGGAGATCACCTCCGCCGTCCCCGATGCTCGGGTTCGCACCCTGGCCCTGCCGCACGGAATCTCTCCCGACAACGAGGAACTCGCCCGGTCCGGCAATTTCGAGGGAGTGCAATACCGGCATGAGGCGGTCCTACTGGTGGGCGCGTCCCCGGCACCGTCGCCGTTCTCGCAGGAGTTCGACCCGCTCAACGTGCCGCGTATCCGATCCCAGGGCGATTCCGGCAAGGGAGCGAAATTCGGGTCGACGTCCTGGCTGGACAAACTCGCGGCGAATCCGGAAAGCCGCTACACCTCGGACGGGAACCCCGAGCGCATTTCCTTCCCGGACGGCACGGAGGCAAGCATCGTCGAATCGGCCGCGGAACGTGCCCATCCGTACTAG